A genomic stretch from Nocardia wallacei includes:
- a CDS encoding PadR family transcriptional regulator: MENMENMDMRGRWRGPRPGGREQFRRHPRGGHGPHGFGPGFGPFGPEFGPGFGPGGPFGRGRGRGGRGRRGDVRAAILLLLQERPMHGYELIQQIRERSEDVWRPSPGSIYPALSQLEDEGLVLIDKVAGRKTAKLTDAGAEYVQSHRDDLGDPWQEVRDGVGDQALDLRELVGQLMGAVAQVARAGTPEQAAKAAEVLTEARRSLYRILADDDTAPGN; the protein is encoded by the coding sequence ATGGAAAACATGGAGAACATGGATATGCGCGGTCGCTGGCGTGGTCCGCGGCCCGGTGGCCGCGAGCAGTTCCGGCGTCATCCGCGCGGCGGGCACGGCCCGCACGGTTTCGGTCCGGGTTTCGGCCCGTTCGGTCCGGAGTTCGGACCCGGATTCGGGCCCGGGGGCCCGTTCGGTCGTGGTCGCGGCCGGGGTGGCCGCGGGCGGCGCGGTGATGTCCGCGCGGCGATCCTGCTGCTGCTGCAGGAGCGGCCGATGCACGGCTACGAACTCATCCAGCAGATCCGCGAGCGCAGCGAGGACGTCTGGCGCCCCAGCCCGGGGTCGATCTACCCGGCGTTGTCGCAGCTCGAGGACGAGGGCCTGGTACTCATCGACAAGGTCGCCGGGCGCAAGACCGCCAAGCTGACCGACGCGGGCGCCGAGTATGTGCAGTCGCATCGCGACGACCTGGGCGATCCCTGGCAGGAGGTCCGCGACGGCGTCGGTGACCAGGCGCTGGACCTGCGCGAACTGGTCGGCCAGCTGATGGGCGCGGTCGCGCAGGTGGCCCGGGCCGGCACGCCGGAACAGGCGGCCAAGGCGGCCGAGGTGCTCACCGAGGCGCGTCGCTCGCTGTACCGGATTCTCGCCGACGACGACACCGCCCCCGGAAACTGA